A DNA window from Comamonas fluminis contains the following coding sequences:
- the nuoN gene encoding NADH-quinone oxidoreductase subunit NuoN, which translates to MIDNISWLAIYPEITLLVMACVIALVDLGVSSARRTGTYVLTMLTLLVVAVMQGMYAASGNTFYGWGNMVVSDAMGNWLKCFATIAMMITMVYGRPYAAERDMLRGGEFFTLSMLSLLGMFIMISGNNFLVLYLGLELLTLSSYALVALRRDHTASVEAAMKYFVLGAMASGFLLYGMSMLYGATGSLDIGQVFKAIYSGEIKHQVLVFGLVFVVAGLAFKLGVVPFHMWVPDVYQGAPTAITALIGGAPKLAAFAMTIRLLVDGLLPLAVDWQQMLMVLAVCSLLVGNLAGLQQTSLKRMLAYSTISQMGFVLLGLMSGVVDGKVDPATVENAYSSAMFYIITYVLTALAAFGVILLLAREGFESEEIADLAGLNQRSPLYAGVMAICLFSMAGIPPLVGFYAKLSVLQALIASGSSLYIGLAVFAVIMSLIGAFYYLRVVKVMYFDAPITATSVSAPLDVRVVLTINGALVLLLGILPGGLMALCADAVVRALAS; encoded by the coding sequence ATGATTGACAACATCAGCTGGCTGGCGATCTACCCGGAGATCACTCTCCTGGTCATGGCCTGCGTCATTGCCTTGGTGGACCTGGGCGTTTCAAGCGCCCGTCGCACCGGCACCTATGTTCTGACCATGCTCACCCTGCTTGTCGTAGCGGTGATGCAAGGCATGTATGCCGCGAGCGGCAACACTTTCTACGGCTGGGGCAACATGGTTGTCTCGGACGCCATGGGCAACTGGCTCAAGTGCTTTGCCACGATCGCCATGATGATCACCATGGTCTATGGCCGCCCTTACGCGGCTGAGCGTGACATGCTGCGCGGCGGTGAGTTCTTCACGCTGTCCATGCTGTCTCTGCTGGGCATGTTCATCATGATCAGCGGCAACAACTTCCTGGTCCTGTATCTGGGTCTGGAACTGCTGACCCTGTCCAGCTACGCGCTGGTGGCGCTGCGTCGTGACCATACCGCTTCGGTGGAAGCGGCCATGAAGTACTTTGTGCTGGGCGCCATGGCTTCCGGTTTCCTGCTGTACGGCATGTCCATGCTGTATGGCGCAACCGGCTCGCTCGATATCGGCCAAGTCTTCAAGGCAATCTACTCTGGTGAAATCAAGCACCAGGTGCTGGTCTTCGGTCTGGTCTTTGTGGTTGCAGGTCTGGCCTTCAAGCTGGGCGTGGTGCCTTTCCATATGTGGGTGCCTGACGTTTACCAGGGTGCTCCTACTGCGATTACCGCCCTGATCGGTGGCGCGCCCAAGCTGGCTGCGTTTGCCATGACCATCCGCCTGCTGGTGGACGGCCTGCTGCCCCTGGCAGTGGACTGGCAGCAGATGCTGATGGTGCTGGCCGTGTGCTCGCTGCTGGTGGGTAACCTTGCCGGTTTGCAGCAAACCAGCCTCAAGCGTATGCTGGCTTACTCGACCATTTCCCAGATGGGCTTTGTGCTGCTGGGTTTGATGTCGGGCGTGGTCGATGGCAAGGTTGATCCTGCTACTGTCGAGAACGCTTACAGCTCCGCCATGTTCTACATCATCACCTATGTGCTGACTGCTCTGGCAGCCTTCGGTGTGATTCTGCTGCTGGCCCGCGAAGGCTTTGAAAGCGAAGAGATTGCTGACCTGGCAGGTCTCAACCAGCGTAGCCCGCTGTACGCTGGCGTGATGGCTATCTGCCTGTTCTCCATGGCCGGTATTCCTCCGCTGGTGGGTTTCTACGCCAAGCTGTCCGTGCTGCAGGCACTGATTGCTTCGGGCAGCAGCCTGTACATCGGTCTGGCTGTGTTCGCGGTCATCATGTCGCTGATCGGCGCCTTCTATTACCTGCGCGTGGTCAAGGTCATGTACTTTGATGCTCCAATCACAGCTACCAGCGTTTCCGCTCCTCTGGATGTGCGCGTTGTGCTGACCATCAATGGTGCGCTGGTTCTGCTGCTGGGTATCCTGCCCGGCGGACTGATGGCCTTGTGCGCCGACGCTGTTGTCCGCGCCCTGGCTTCCTGA
- a CDS encoding DUF2818 family protein, producing MSSTASIWLIILAALVAANLPFINQRLAIVGPVMAGRKPLWVRLLEMLALYLLVGALGMVLEHRAGQNAPQGWEFYAVTGALFLTLAFPGFVYRYLVHRKG from the coding sequence GTGTCTAGTACCGCCTCCATCTGGCTCATCATCTTGGCTGCCCTTGTGGCAGCCAATTTGCCTTTTATCAACCAGCGACTGGCCATCGTCGGCCCCGTCATGGCTGGCCGCAAGCCCCTGTGGGTGCGCCTGCTTGAAATGCTGGCGCTCTACCTGCTGGTGGGCGCTCTGGGCATGGTGCTGGAGCACCGTGCTGGTCAGAATGCTCCGCAGGGCTGGGAGTTCTATGCCGTTACCGGCGCGCTGTTTCTGACGCTGGCGTTCCCCGGCTTTGTGTACCGCTACCTGGTTCACCGCAAGGGCTGA
- a CDS encoding DUF1178 family protein — translation MKVLDLHCPAGHVFEGWFASEDDFQNQLQRKLVQCPMCGDSDVTKRLSAPRINLGAQPPKAAAAAQNTPSAAPAQPASAPVPAAAQMPEISAEAREQLHAMQSAWVQWSRKVAENTEDVGKHFAEEARRMHYGETEDRAIRGQTSTKEALELLEEGIGVVPLALPESAGNEGGGSLQ, via the coding sequence ATGAAAGTGCTTGATCTTCACTGCCCTGCAGGCCATGTCTTTGAAGGCTGGTTTGCATCGGAAGATGATTTTCAGAATCAGTTGCAGCGCAAACTGGTGCAATGCCCCATGTGCGGTGACAGTGATGTGACCAAGCGCCTGAGCGCCCCCAGAATCAACCTGGGTGCGCAGCCACCTAAAGCAGCGGCTGCCGCGCAGAACACTCCATCTGCCGCGCCTGCACAGCCTGCCTCGGCTCCTGTGCCCGCTGCAGCCCAGATGCCAGAGATCAGCGCAGAGGCGCGTGAGCAGTTGCACGCCATGCAAAGTGCCTGGGTGCAGTGGTCGCGCAAAGTGGCAGAAAACACCGAAGACGTGGGCAAGCACTTTGCGGAAGAAGCCCGCCGCATGCATTACGGCGAAACCGAGGACCGTGCCATTCGCGGCCAGACCAGCACGAAAGAGGCGCTGGAGTTGCTGGAAGAGGGCATTGGCGTTGTGCCATTGGCTTTGCCAGAAAGCGCTGGCAACGAAGGTGGCGGCAGCCTGCAGTAA
- a CDS encoding ABC transporter ATP-binding protein translates to MSDLILETRQLTKEFKGFTAVSKVDLAVQRGSIHALIGPNGAGKTTCFNLLTKFLEPSSGTIRFNGVDITREPPAQIARRGVIRSFQISAVFPHCTLLENVRIGLQRQLGTAFHFWTSEKSLDKLNDRAMELLTEVGLQDMADEITINLPYGRKRALEIATTLAMEPELMLLDEPTQGMGHEDVDRVTQLIKKVSAGRTILMVEHNMKVVSTIADRITVLQRGAVLAEGRYEEVSRNPQVMEAYMGTTDGQLNGH, encoded by the coding sequence ATGAGCGACCTTATTCTCGAAACCAGACAGCTCACCAAAGAGTTCAAGGGATTCACCGCCGTCAGCAAGGTGGATCTGGCGGTGCAGCGTGGCTCCATCCATGCGCTGATCGGCCCCAATGGTGCAGGCAAGACGACTTGCTTCAACCTGCTGACCAAATTTCTGGAGCCCAGCTCGGGAACCATCCGTTTCAACGGTGTGGACATCACGCGTGAGCCGCCAGCGCAGATTGCCCGGCGTGGTGTGATCCGCTCGTTTCAGATCTCGGCAGTGTTTCCGCACTGCACCTTGCTGGAGAACGTGCGCATTGGTCTGCAGCGTCAGCTGGGCACGGCGTTTCATTTCTGGACCAGCGAAAAGTCTCTGGACAAACTCAATGACCGCGCCATGGAGCTGCTGACCGAAGTGGGTCTGCAGGACATGGCCGATGAAATCACCATCAACCTGCCCTATGGCCGCAAGCGTGCGCTGGAGATTGCCACCACGCTGGCCATGGAGCCTGAGTTGATGCTGCTGGACGAGCCCACCCAGGGCATGGGCCATGAAGACGTGGACCGTGTGACGCAGCTCATCAAAAAGGTCTCGGCGGGCCGCACGATTTTGATGGTGGAGCACAACATGAAGGTGGTCTCCACCATTGCCGACCGCATCACTGTGCTGCAGCGCGGAGCGGTGCTGGCCGAAGGCCGCTATGAAGAGGTTTCGCGCAACCCGCAGGTGATGGAAGCGTATATGGGGACTACGGATGGGCAACTGAATGGTCATTGA
- a CDS encoding ABC transporter ATP-binding protein: MNKTSTPALEISGLNAWYGESHVLHGMDLVVHPGEVVTLLGRNGAGRTSTLRAIMGLTGSRKGSIKINGVETVHMPTHKIAHLGVGYCPEERGIFSSLSCEENLMLPPPLKTGQPGMSIDEIYQMFPNLYERRNSQGTRLSGGEQQMLAVARILRTGARLLLLDEISEGLAPVIVQALARMITTLREKGYTVVMVEQNFRFAAPLADRFYVVEHGHVALRFGASELEEKMSTLNELLGV; this comes from the coding sequence ATGAATAAAACAAGTACTCCGGCACTGGAAATTTCGGGACTTAATGCCTGGTATGGCGAGTCGCATGTGCTGCATGGCATGGATCTGGTGGTGCATCCCGGCGAAGTGGTGACGCTGCTGGGCCGCAATGGCGCGGGTCGCACTTCCACGCTGCGCGCCATCATGGGTTTGACGGGGTCGCGCAAGGGTTCCATCAAGATCAATGGGGTGGAGACTGTGCACATGCCCACGCACAAGATCGCCCATCTGGGCGTGGGCTACTGCCCTGAAGAGCGCGGCATTTTCTCCAGCCTGTCTTGCGAGGAAAACCTAATGCTGCCGCCGCCGCTCAAGACCGGCCAGCCCGGCATGAGCATCGACGAGATCTATCAGATGTTTCCCAATCTGTACGAGCGTCGCAACAGCCAGGGCACGCGTCTTTCGGGGGGCGAGCAGCAGATGCTGGCGGTGGCCCGCATTCTGCGCACGGGCGCACGCCTGCTGCTGCTTGATGAAATCTCCGAAGGGCTGGCACCCGTCATCGTGCAGGCCCTTGCGCGAATGATCACCACGCTGCGCGAGAAGGGCTACACCGTGGTGATGGTGGAGCAGAACTTCCGCTTTGCTGCGCCGCTGGCCGACCGCTTCTATGTGGTTGAGCACGGCCACGTTGCGCTGCGTTTTGGTGCCAGCGAGCTGGAAGAAAAGATGTCCACCCTCAATGAGCTGCTGGGCGTATAG
- a CDS encoding ABC transporter substrate-binding protein, translating to MKAKLSVLSCMLVAAGLASPLVQAQEKVKIGFVTDMSSLYADVDGKNGAIAMQMAIEDFGGKALGQPIEFMSADHQNKADIAASKMREWIDTQNISLVFSGTNSGTALAVSQVANEKKRVHFNNGAGSSALTNEQCNPYTVHYVYDTVALAKGTGGAVVDRGGKDWFFLTADYAFGQALESDTTKVINAKGGKVLGSVKHPLNASDFSSFLLQAQNSKAHILGLANAGGDTINAIKAAKEFGINKTMKTAGLLVFLTDIHSLGLKNTEGLLHTTSWYWDMNDESRKFANKFFAKTKRMPTDVQAGNYSAVMTYLKAVEAVKTTNPDKVMAYLKSTPINDFYGKGVIRPDGTFAHDMYLVEAKKPSESTKPWDYLKVLNKLPADTVWTTKAETKCALWK from the coding sequence ATGAAAGCAAAACTGAGTGTTCTGTCGTGCATGCTGGTGGCCGCGGGTCTGGCCAGCCCTCTGGTGCAGGCACAGGAAAAAGTGAAGATCGGTTTCGTCACCGATATGTCCAGCCTCTACGCCGATGTGGACGGAAAGAACGGCGCCATTGCCATGCAGATGGCGATTGAGGACTTCGGTGGCAAGGCGCTGGGCCAGCCCATTGAATTCATGAGCGCCGACCACCAGAACAAGGCCGACATTGCTGCCTCCAAGATGCGCGAGTGGATTGATACGCAGAACATCTCTTTGGTGTTCAGCGGCACCAACTCTGGTACGGCGCTGGCCGTCTCTCAGGTGGCCAATGAGAAAAAGCGTGTGCACTTCAACAATGGCGCGGGTTCCTCCGCGCTGACCAACGAGCAGTGCAACCCCTACACCGTGCACTATGTGTATGACACCGTGGCACTGGCCAAGGGCACGGGCGGTGCCGTGGTCGATCGCGGTGGCAAGGACTGGTTCTTTCTGACGGCCGACTATGCATTCGGTCAGGCCCTGGAGTCCGACACCACCAAGGTCATCAACGCCAAGGGCGGCAAGGTGCTGGGCTCGGTCAAGCACCCGCTCAACGCTTCGGACTTCTCATCCTTCCTGCTGCAGGCTCAGAACTCCAAGGCCCATATTCTGGGTCTGGCCAATGCCGGTGGCGACACCATCAACGCCATCAAGGCGGCCAAGGAATTCGGTATCAACAAGACCATGAAGACCGCTGGTCTGCTGGTTTTCCTGACCGATATTCACAGCCTGGGCCTGAAGAACACCGAAGGCCTGCTGCACACCACCAGCTGGTACTGGGACATGAATGACGAATCGCGCAAGTTTGCCAACAAGTTCTTTGCCAAGACCAAGCGCATGCCTACCGATGTGCAGGCTGGCAACTACTCGGCTGTGATGACGTATCTGAAGGCCGTCGAAGCCGTCAAGACCACCAATCCAGACAAGGTCATGGCCTATCTGAAGAGCACGCCGATCAACGACTTCTACGGCAAGGGCGTGATTCGTCCGGACGGCACGTTTGCCCACGATATGTATCTGGTCGAGGCCAAGAAGCCCAGCGAGTCCACCAAGCCATGGGATTACCTCAAGGTGCTGAACAAGCTGCCAGCCGATACGGTTTGGACGACCAAGGCTGAAACCAAGTGCGCGCTCTGGAAGTAA
- a CDS encoding branched-chain amino acid ABC transporter permease: MEIFGVSLPALLSQLLLGLVNGSFYAILSLGLAVIFGLLNVINFAHGALFMLGAMVTWMAMSYFQINYWVMLILSPLLVGLLGVLIERFLLRWIYKLDHLYGLLLTLGLSLLIEGVFRSIYGVSGLGYDTPELLEGATNLGFMILPNYRAWVVVASIVVCVATWFVIEKTRIGAYLRAGTENPRLVEAFGVNVPVMITLTYAFGAALAAFAGVLAAPVYQVTPLMGQNLIIVVFAVVVIGGMGSIMGSIITGLALGVIEGLTKVFWPEASSTVVFFIMVIVLLIRPAGLFGKEK, from the coding sequence ATGGAAATCTTTGGTGTCTCATTGCCCGCTTTGTTGAGCCAGCTCCTTCTGGGGCTGGTCAACGGCTCGTTCTATGCCATTTTGAGTCTGGGTCTGGCTGTGATTTTCGGCCTGCTCAACGTCATCAACTTTGCGCATGGTGCCTTGTTCATGCTGGGGGCCATGGTCACCTGGATGGCCATGAGCTATTTCCAGATCAACTATTGGGTGATGCTGATTCTGTCGCCCTTGCTGGTTGGTTTGCTGGGGGTGCTGATAGAGCGCTTTTTGCTAAGGTGGATCTACAAGCTCGATCATCTCTACGGCCTGCTGCTGACGCTGGGGCTGTCGCTGTTGATCGAGGGTGTGTTCCGCTCGATTTATGGTGTGTCGGGTCTGGGCTACGACACGCCAGAGCTGCTGGAAGGCGCCACCAATCTGGGCTTCATGATCCTGCCCAACTACCGCGCATGGGTGGTTGTGGCATCCATCGTGGTTTGCGTGGCCACCTGGTTTGTGATTGAGAAAACCCGCATCGGCGCCTATCTGCGTGCAGGCACCGAGAACCCGCGCCTTGTTGAAGCCTTTGGCGTCAATGTGCCGGTCATGATTACGCTGACCTATGCCTTTGGCGCAGCGCTGGCCGCCTTTGCCGGGGTGCTGGCCGCGCCTGTCTATCAGGTCACGCCGCTGATGGGGCAGAACCTCATCATCGTCGTGTTTGCCGTGGTGGTGATTGGCGGCATGGGCTCCATCATGGGCTCCATCATCACTGGCCTTGCACTGGGTGTGATTGAAGGGCTGACCAAGGTTTTCTGGCCTGAAGCCTCATCCACCGTCGTCTTCTTCATCATGGTCATTGTTTTGCTGATTCGCCCCGCTGGCCTGTTCGGTAAAGAAAAATAA
- a CDS encoding branched-chain amino acid ABC transporter permease, whose translation MKSKTLVQRIAPVGYGLLLLGLVVAPFVGAYPVFVMKLMCFALFASAFNLLLGYTGLLSFGHAAFLGGAAYVAGYSIKAWGFTPEVSMLLGTLMGAALGLIFGWLAIRRQGIYFSMITLALAQMLFFVALQAKFTGGEDGLQGVARGKLFGVIDLSNDLVMYYVALVIVALAFLLIVRTIHSPFGQVLKAIKENEPRAISLGYDVNRFKLLAFVISAALTGLAGSLKTVVLGFATLSDVHWTTSGHVILMTLMGGLGTLSGPIVGSAVVVALENKIGDLGTFLAHTTGVEWFNTLGESVTIVTGLIFVLCVLLFRKGIMGELIAWLDRRK comes from the coding sequence ATGAAATCCAAGACGCTTGTTCAACGCATTGCCCCGGTGGGCTACGGCCTGCTGCTGCTGGGCCTGGTCGTTGCACCCTTTGTCGGTGCCTACCCGGTGTTTGTGATGAAGCTGATGTGCTTTGCACTGTTTGCTTCGGCCTTCAATCTGCTGCTAGGCTACACGGGGCTGCTCTCGTTCGGCCATGCAGCATTCCTGGGCGGCGCAGCCTATGTGGCGGGTTACAGCATCAAGGCCTGGGGCTTCACGCCTGAGGTCAGCATGCTGCTGGGCACCTTGATGGGTGCAGCGCTGGGCCTGATCTTTGGCTGGCTGGCCATTCGCCGCCAGGGCATCTATTTTTCGATGATTACGCTGGCACTGGCCCAGATGCTGTTCTTCGTGGCGCTGCAAGCCAAGTTCACCGGCGGTGAAGATGGTCTGCAAGGCGTGGCACGTGGCAAGCTGTTTGGTGTGATTGATCTGAGCAATGACCTGGTCATGTACTACGTGGCGCTGGTGATTGTGGCGCTGGCTTTTTTGCTGATCGTGCGCACCATTCATTCGCCGTTTGGTCAGGTGCTCAAGGCCATCAAGGAGAACGAGCCGCGCGCTATCTCGCTGGGTTATGACGTCAACCGCTTCAAGCTGCTGGCTTTTGTGATCTCTGCGGCGCTGACGGGGCTGGCTGGCTCGCTCAAAACCGTGGTGCTGGGCTTTGCCACGCTGTCGGATGTGCACTGGACAACCTCTGGCCACGTCATTCTCATGACGCTGATGGGCGGGCTGGGTACTTTGTCTGGCCCCATTGTTGGCTCTGCCGTGGTGGTGGCGCTGGAAAACAAGATTGGTGATCTGGGCACTTTTCTGGCGCACACCACGGGTGTGGAGTGGTTCAACACGCTGGGCGAATCGGTCACCATTGTCACGGGTCTGATCTTTGTGCTGTGCGTGCTGCTGTTCCGCAAGGGCATCATGGGCGAGCTGATTGCCTGGCTGGATCGCCGCAAATAG